The genomic segment CAAGGCCTTTGCGGCTCCCGAACGAGCGTCACGGCGGGGCACGTCGGCAAGTCATGTTGCGCAGCGTCCTTATGAAGAGCGTCGTGGTCGAATTCCCGCCGTCCCGCAAATGACACGCGATGCGCCACGGATAGGACGACTTCCCATCGCCTAGCCTCGGTCGCCGATGGCCGTTCGTTCACAATCACCCAAACTTGAACAGCACACCATACCCGCCGCGCGGATGGCTCCATTGGATGTCGCCGGTCGGCTCAGCGATAACCCGACAGGTACCGCACTCGATGCAGCCGTCAACCGCTACCTCGACTTGGCCGCTGTCGGTGAGTTCGTAGCACCGCGCGGGGCAGACTTTCAAAAGTGCAAGTAGCTGCGGCGATGGCGTTGTGTGCGCACGGACCTTGACGTGAGGGTTTCCGACGTCGACAAGATAGCGGTTGTAATACAGCTTGTCTTCGACGCGCACCGCGGGTTCGGAACTCATGCTTTGGCCTTCCATTGTTGGACTTCACACTGTTGCGGTCAGCGCCAGGCCCGCGCAAGACGACAAGCATCGCCGAACAGACCTGACCATGACCGCGCCTTGACAAAGGATTTCAGGCTCGCTTTCTCCTTTTCAGCCTTGGGCGTACCATCGACGCGCACAAAGTTCTGCATCGCCTTGGAGATGAGCTGCGGATAGGTGAGAAAGAAGTTCTGGGAGTGAGTATGCATTAGGGGCGGCAAATCCTTGTACTTCCTCAGATCTTTGATGACGAACGAATCGTCCAGCATCTTCTTGTAAATTGACAGATTTGTTGCACTCATCGGTTCGCCGCGTGATTTGACCAGACCTATCGCTTCCGCGGCGATACGGCCGGAGGTCATCGCGAGATTGGATCCCTCACGATGAATGGCATTGTTGAGCTGGGCCGCATCGCCCACTACGACCCATCCTTCCCCAAAAAGCTGCGGGATTGACTTGTAACCGCCTTCGGGAATGAGATGCGCCGAATATTCCTTGACTTCGGACCCTGCTATCAGGGGCGCCACAGAGGGATGCCTCTTGAATTGATCGAGCAGTCCGTACGGCGTTTGGCCGGTGTGCTGGAAGTCGCCGACGAGACAACCGATGCCGAGCGAAATACACTCTTTATTGGCGTAGATGAAACCCATCCCGGTCATGCCACGAGAAATGGTGCCGGCCGCCTCGATCACAACACCTTCATCGCCCCTGAGATTGAATCGCGCCTCGATAGTCTCGCGAGGCAGGAAATGCATTTCCTTAACCGCGAGCGCAACGTTCTCGGCTGTCGGGCGCGCGCGTAGGCCTGCACGCGTGCCGAGCAGGCCATTGACCCCTTCGGCCAGGACGACGACGTCGGCATGTATTTCCCCGTCTCTGCGATCTGTACGAACACCGACGATCCTTTCACGATCGTCCCGTACGAGCTCGGTGACGGTGGTCTCGCACAGCACGATCGCACCAGCTTCACGCACCTTGGAAGAAAACCATTTGTCAAACTGAGCGCGTATGATCGTATAGCGGTTCGGCCGCTCCTCGTTGAAGTCCTCCGAACGGTAGTGCATGCCGACATGGGAGCGGTCGTCCATCATCCAGAACCGCTGTTCGATCAGGTGGCGTTCGAGCGGCGCCTCCTCTCGAAACTCGGGGATCAGCTTTTCCATCATGTCGGCATATAGGATGGCGCCCTGCACATTCTTCGATCCGGGATATTCGCCCCGCTCGAGCTGCAGCACCTTCATGCCCTGCTTGGCCATCGTCAATGCCGCCGCGTTCCCGGCCATACCGGCTCCGACTACGATCGCATCGAATTTCTCTTCAATCATGCTCATCTCCTCTAGACCGCGATCCGGGCGCGCGCTTCTGGCAAAAGCCGCGCGCGGAATGCAGCCGTCAGCGTCGGTAGCAATTGAATGGCATCACTGACGATCGCGAGATGGGCGAAGTCGAAGATCGGAGCGTTCTTGTCAGTATTGACGGCGACGATCAGATCCGCGCCCTCGACACCAACCCGGTGCTGGATCGCACCGGAAATGCCGGCGGCAATATAGAGCTTCGGCCGGATGGTTTTGCCTGTCTGGCCGATTTGCCGGTCAGACGTAACCCACCCTTTTTGCACGAGAGGACGCGAGCAGCCATATTCAGCCCCAAGCAGGGTTGCGAGCTCGCGCACCAACCGGAAGTTCTCAGGCGATCCTAGTCCTAGGCCGCCCGCAACCACGACATCGGCATAGGCCAGATTGGACGTTTGTGCATCGCGGTCGGGCAGGAATGACAATACTTTTGTGACAATATCCTCTTCGAAAAGGCCGAGCGGATGAACAACGATACGAGCGGCATCGCGGTCGACACGCTCAGGCATCGGCATGACCCGCGGGCGGACGGTGGCCATCTGCGGACGATAATTCAGGGTGTAGATCGTGCAGAGCAGTGAGCCACCAAAGGTCGGACGCGTCGCCGCAAGCGACCCATCGGCGTCCACGTGCAGCGCGGTGCAGTCGGCAGTGAGCCCCGTCGACAAGGTCGTCGCCACGGAACCTGCCAGATCGCGACCGAGCGTCGTCGCACCCAACAGCAGGATCTCGGGCTTGTAGGTGTTGACGAGTTCGGTTAGCGCCTTGGTGTAGGATTCGTTACGGTAATCCGATAAAACATTGTCGCTCACGAGATAGGCCAGATCGGCGCCATAGCAAAAGGCTTCAAGCGCGGCGTTACGTGTGTGCTGCCCTTCCGGACCGATAACCACAGCGGCAAGATTCACTTTTAGCCTGTCGGCAAGGCCGCGCCCTGCACCCATAAGCTCCCAGGAAACGGGATGCACTTGACCACGCTCAAGCTCGACGAAGACCCAGACGTGCTTGTACGACTTAAAGCGCTCCGGCAGCTCTTTTTTGGCTGCTGCGCGGCCGGCGGCCGCTGGCATGGCCGTTCTGCTGACGTTGCTCATACTTTCAAATTCCTCCTCAACGATAGGGGCGCCGGCGCCACGGGTTGCTTGTTCGCTTCGTCAACTGAAGATCACTTTCGGTTAGCAAGTGGCTGGCTGCTCTGCCCCGCCTGCGCGCTTGGACCGGCCGGACAACAATACACGTCGTCGCAAAAGAAGCACCCGTCCGACTGATTTTGGAGGGCTCTGCCAAACCGAACCGTTACTCGCCGGGTTCGACGAGCGCCACCGCGGCTCGGCAAGGCGCCATGGTGATTCTAACCGATAGCTTCGATACCTGAGTGGGCGAGTTCGTACGCTGCGCAGTACCTGCGACCCAGTTCGGCCCAACGACTCCAGATTGGCGGCGAAAACGAGGGCGATCCTGGCAACACTTCTGTCACGCAATCCATCCCGCCCCTCAAACGAAAGCATTCCGTATGGGCCGAAGCTGGCGCTGTTCGTGGCACAGTTCCCATCCGCCAAGAGATGGGCACCGATCTGAGCGGGATCGGGGACCGCTTTGATGCAGATGTTGTTATGCATACCGACTGCAGGAGTAACGCAAAGCGACGACTTACCATTGACCAGCATCTGACCTACGCTGCAGAGCTCTGATCGCGTCAAAACCCGTATCCAAGGAAGCTAACGCGATTATGGGCCTCGGAATGGTAGCGCAGATCTCAGCATGTCGTAAAAGCAGCATCATAGGTCCTCCTTCAAACTCATGCGGTCGACTGCCATCTGTCGGCACCGATGGCAGGACAACAGCAAGTGTCGTACCAGTTGCAAAGACCATTGAAAGCCAGTCGAAAGTAATGCCCTGCGACACAATTCAAACGAACGGCTGATGCCCTTGACGCGAGCAGTCCAGATATGGGTCGGGAATACGACAACCGCCGCTCCGGTCATTGCTTC from the Bradyrhizobium sp. WBAH42 genome contains:
- a CDS encoding electron transfer flavoprotein subunit alpha/FixB family protein, with product MSNVSRTAMPAAAGRAAAKKELPERFKSYKHVWVFVELERGQVHPVSWELMGAGRGLADRLKVNLAAVVIGPEGQHTRNAALEAFCYGADLAYLVSDNVLSDYRNESYTKALTELVNTYKPEILLLGATTLGRDLAGSVATTLSTGLTADCTALHVDADGSLAATRPTFGGSLLCTIYTLNYRPQMATVRPRVMPMPERVDRDAARIVVHPLGLFEEDIVTKVLSFLPDRDAQTSNLAYADVVVAGGLGLGSPENFRLVRELATLLGAEYGCSRPLVQKGWVTSDRQIGQTGKTIRPKLYIAAGISGAIQHRVGVEGADLIVAVNTDKNAPIFDFAHLAIVSDAIQLLPTLTAAFRARLLPEARARIAV
- a CDS encoding FAD-dependent oxidoreductase; its protein translation is MIEEKFDAIVVGAGMAGNAAALTMAKQGMKVLQLERGEYPGSKNVQGAILYADMMEKLIPEFREEAPLERHLIEQRFWMMDDRSHVGMHYRSEDFNEERPNRYTIIRAQFDKWFSSKVREAGAIVLCETTVTELVRDDRERIVGVRTDRRDGEIHADVVVLAEGVNGLLGTRAGLRARPTAENVALAVKEMHFLPRETIEARFNLRGDEGVVIEAAGTISRGMTGMGFIYANKECISLGIGCLVGDFQHTGQTPYGLLDQFKRHPSVAPLIAGSEVKEYSAHLIPEGGYKSIPQLFGEGWVVVGDAAQLNNAIHREGSNLAMTSGRIAAEAIGLVKSRGEPMSATNLSIYKKMLDDSFVIKDLRKYKDLPPLMHTHSQNFFLTYPQLISKAMQNFVRVDGTPKAEKEKASLKSFVKARSWSGLFGDACRLARAWR
- a CDS encoding ferredoxin family protein, which produces MSSEPAVRVEDKLYYNRYLVDVGNPHVKVRAHTTPSPQLLALLKVCPARCYELTDSGQVEVAVDGCIECGTCRVIAEPTGDIQWSHPRGGYGVLFKFG